One genomic region from Cryptococcus gattii WM276 chromosome C, complete sequence encodes:
- a CDS encoding endopeptidase, putative (Similar to TIGR gene model, INSD accession AAW42391.1), with the protein MLHKRTWTPLLLGEARSVQSSKRAYWREGGNEPSGISEPLPKIHKLAINGTGTGAAAATSTVTASGSNANGFSQAAADSGNTLTNSTSALIQGGLRYTIYSNDIGYLCEIEIGTPPQSFLMLMDTGSADTWVPSTECLPQNCGNHFSLGANVSSTFQKFNRTFEVTYGSGAVSGVIGADTITVAGMTLDSHPIGVTLQESVQFADDKVPFDGLMGLAMSQLSHQDVPTIVDSLQSAGLIKNAILGIALGRFTDGENDGELVFGQADASKFDPSTTQTLPVTSSDGFWQVALSAVTIDGQDAVVNRQAILDTGTTLMMAPNDDIGNGMFSIPCTIEQVVTMTFGNVAFQIDVRDLIFQPITNDSRGSCVSSLSAGTIKNGDTWLLGDSFLKNVYMTTNVNDKTVQLSARMDAPGS; encoded by the exons ATGCTTCACAAGCGTACATGGACTCCATTATTGCTTGGAGAAGCAAGATCAGTTCAATCCTCAAAGAGGGCGTACTGGCGAGAGGGAGGCAATGAGCCTTCTGGAATCTCTGAACCGCTTCCAAAAATCCATAAGCTAGCCATTAACGGCACTGGTACGGGTGCTGCGGCGGCAACCAGCACTGTCACCG CTTCCGGATCCAACGCCAATGGATTCAGCCAAGCCGCTGCTGATTCAGGAAACACCCTGACCAATTCTACCAGCGCATTGATACAAGGTGGTCTCCGCTACACTATTTATTCAAATGACATTG GATATCTCTGCGAGATCGAGATTGGCACTCCACCTCAGTCTTTCTTAATGCTCATGGACACAGGTAGCGCTGATACATGGGTTCCTTCGAC TGAATGCTTACCCCAGAATTGTGGTAATCATTTCTCCCTTGGCGCCAACGTAAGCAGCACATTCCAAAAATTCAACCGGACCTTTGAAGTGACCTACGGCTCTGGCGCCGTCTCTGGGGTTATTGGTGCCGATACAATCACTGTTGCTGGCATGACTCTTGACAGTCACCCGATAGGTGTCACTCTACAGGAATCTGTTCAATTCGCAGACGATAAGGTACCATTTGATGGACTGATGGGTTTAGCTATGAGT CAACTGTCTCATCAAGACGTGCCTACCATTGTAGACTCTCTTCAATCTGCTGGGCTTATTAAGAATGCAATTTTGGGTATCGCTCTCGGACGCTTCA CTGATGGCGAGAACGACGGAGAACTTGTATTTGGGCAAGCCGATGCCTCCAAGTTTGATCCTTCTACAACTCAGACGCTGCCGGTTACCTCCAGCGATGGCTTTTGGCAGGTCGCCTTGTCAGCAGTGACGATCGATGGGCAGGACGCTGTTGTCAACCGGCAGGCCATCCTTGATACTGGAACCACCCTTATGATGGCACCCAATGACGA CATCGGCAACGGCATGTTTTCTATTCCATGCACCATCGAACAAGTCGTTACCATGACGTTTGGGAATGTGGCGTTCCA AATCGACGTTCGCGACCTCATATTCCAACCTATCACTAATGATTCTCGAGGCAGCTGTGTCTCGTCTCTTTCTGCCGGTACGATCAAAAACGGGGATACATGGCTTCTCGGTGATTCCTTCCTGAAGAATGTGTACATGACTACCAATGTGAACGACAAGACTGTCCAACTTTCAGCCCGCATGGATGCCCCTGGATCCTGA
- a CDS encoding uncharacterized protein (Similar to TIGR gene model, INSD accession AAW42392.1): MTSSTTASQTEMEAARVPLGWRDQCSALLIPLNVCRHKELYMPWKCEDERHGYEKCQYDDYIRRMKQLARQKKEAAEAAAEE; the protein is encoded by the exons ATGACTTCCTCAACAACAGCTTCTCAGACGGAGATGGAAGCAGCTAGAGTTCCCTTGGGATGGAGAGATCAGTGCTCTGC GCTTCTGATTCCTCTCAACGTCTGCCGACACAAGGAGCTCTACATGCCATGGAAGTGTGAGGATGAAAGACATGGTTATGAAAA GTGCCAATACGACGA CTACATTCGCCGGATGAAGCAACTCGCTagacagaagaaggaagctgccgaagctgctgctgaagAATAA